Proteins from a genomic interval of Kitasatospora herbaricolor:
- the pyrR gene encoding bifunctional pyr operon transcriptional regulator/uracil phosphoribosyltransferase PyrR, whose translation MTTVRDSSSAPRPPHQVLDATDIARVVTRIAHEIVERAKGAEDVVLLGIHTRGVHLARRLHAKLTQITGREIPLGTLDITMYRDDLRLKPARALEHTEIPGGGIDGKLVILVDDVLFSGRTIRAALDALSDIGRPRAVQLAVLVDRGHRELPIRADYVGKNLPTSLREAVQVQLSDTDGRDAVLVGDRDYAARSSQALAAQPPADQPLPE comes from the coding sequence ATGACCACAGTGAGAGATTCATCCTCCGCACCGCGCCCGCCGCACCAGGTGCTCGACGCCACCGACATCGCCCGGGTGGTGACCCGGATCGCCCACGAGATCGTGGAGCGCGCGAAGGGCGCCGAGGACGTCGTCCTGCTCGGCATCCACACCCGCGGCGTCCACCTGGCCCGCCGGCTGCACGCCAAGCTCACCCAGATCACCGGGCGCGAGATCCCGCTCGGCACCCTGGACATCACGATGTACCGGGACGACCTGCGGCTGAAGCCCGCCCGCGCCCTGGAGCACACCGAGATCCCGGGCGGCGGCATCGACGGCAAGCTCGTCATCCTGGTCGACGACGTGCTCTTCTCCGGCCGCACCATCCGCGCCGCGCTCGACGCGCTCAGCGACATCGGCCGCCCGCGCGCCGTCCAGCTGGCCGTCCTGGTCGACCGTGGCCACCGCGAGCTGCCCATCCGCGCCGACTACGTGGGCAAGAACCTGCCCACCTCGCTGCGCGAGGCCGTCCAGGTCCAGCTGTCCGACACCGACGGCCGGGACGCCGTCCTGGTCGGCGACCGCGACTACGCGGCCCGCTCCTCGCAGGCCCTCGCCGCCCAGCCGCCCGCCGACCAGCCCCTCCCGGAGTAA
- a CDS encoding aspartate carbamoyltransferase catalytic subunit, whose translation MKRHLVSAADLTRDDALLILDTAEELAQLSGRAVKKLPTLRGRTVVNLFFEDSTRTKTSFEVAEKRLSADVINFSAKGSSVSKGESLKDTALTLQAMGADAVVIRHHASGAPARLAQSDWLHGSVINAGDGTHEHPTQALLDAFTMRRHLNAGAGKDLAGRRITIVGDILHSRVARSNVHLLTTLGAQVTFVAPPTLVPIGIENWPCEVSYDLESVLPKTDALMMLRVQRERMNAAFFPTEREYSRRYGLDGARLAQLPEHAIVMHPGPMVRGMEITAEVADSPRCTVVEQVANGVSVRMAVLYLLLGGAVFADGATEPARPEARTDSSEAAL comes from the coding sequence GTGAAGCGCCACCTCGTCTCCGCCGCCGACCTCACCCGCGACGACGCGCTGCTGATCCTGGACACCGCCGAGGAGCTGGCCCAGCTCTCCGGCCGCGCCGTGAAGAAGCTGCCCACCCTGCGCGGGCGCACCGTCGTCAACCTCTTCTTCGAGGACTCCACCCGCACCAAGACGTCCTTCGAGGTCGCCGAGAAGCGGCTCTCCGCCGACGTCATCAACTTCTCCGCCAAGGGCTCCTCGGTCTCCAAGGGCGAGAGCCTCAAGGACACCGCGCTGACCCTGCAGGCGATGGGCGCCGACGCGGTGGTCATCCGCCACCACGCGTCCGGCGCGCCGGCCCGCCTCGCGCAGTCCGACTGGCTGCACGGCAGCGTGATCAACGCCGGTGACGGCACCCACGAGCACCCCACCCAGGCGCTGCTCGACGCCTTCACCATGCGCCGCCACCTCAACGCCGGTGCCGGCAAGGACCTCGCGGGGCGGCGGATCACCATCGTCGGCGACATCCTGCACAGCCGGGTCGCCCGCTCCAACGTGCACCTGCTCACCACCCTCGGCGCCCAGGTCACCTTCGTCGCACCGCCGACGCTGGTGCCGATCGGCATCGAGAACTGGCCGTGCGAGGTCAGCTACGACCTGGAGAGCGTGCTGCCCAAGACCGACGCGCTGATGATGCTGCGGGTGCAGCGCGAGCGGATGAACGCCGCGTTCTTCCCCACCGAACGGGAGTACTCCCGCCGCTACGGCCTGGACGGGGCCCGCCTCGCCCAGCTGCCCGAGCACGCGATCGTGATGCACCCCGGCCCGATGGTCCGCGGCATGGAGATCACCGCCGAGGTCGCCGACTCCCCGCGCTGCACCGTGGTCGAGCAGGTCGCCAACGGCGTCTCCGTCCGGATGGCCGTCCTGTACCTCCTCCTCGGCGGGGCCGTCTTCGCCGACGGGGCCACCGAGCCCGCCCGCCCCGAAGCCCGTACCGACTCCAGTGAGGCCGCCCTGTGA